One part of the Sorangiineae bacterium MSr11954 genome encodes these proteins:
- a CDS encoding avidin/streptavidin family protein, whose amino-acid sequence MNWTGTWKNQYGSILDITSDEGGNIAGWFTSAVDGGIKDARIRVSGFHAADRLTFCLAGGPIVAAWTGLLRHDRLETLWHVAASERRTGPVEEAGAANRQLDIFEAFTTGADTFIRIDRGR is encoded by the coding sequence ATGAACTGGACTGGCACGTGGAAAAACCAATACGGATCGATCCTCGATATCACCAGCGATGAGGGCGGGAACATCGCGGGGTGGTTCACCTCTGCGGTGGACGGCGGCATCAAGGACGCACGGATCCGGGTGAGCGGATTTCATGCGGCGGATCGGCTCACGTTCTGCCTGGCTGGTGGTCCCATCGTGGCGGCATGGACCGGGCTCTTGCGACACGATCGCCTGGAGACCCTCTGGCATGTGGCTGCAAGCGAACGACGCACGGGCCCGGTCGAAGAGGCGGGCGCCGCGAATCGGCAGCTCGACATCTTCGAGGCTTTCACGACGGGCGCAGACACCTTCATCCGTATCGATCGCGGGCGCTGA
- a CDS encoding beta-lactamase family protein, whose amino-acid sequence MPNYRGAPRMARRELLTVAGASILAACSDPLAKIAPRTEGGSTREVLAPYVERGEVPGLVALVARGHREELLVMGTTAQGSRGAVEADTIFRITSITKPLTATAAMMLIGDGKLALDEPVARWLPELSHPKVLERIDGPLDRVVPAARAITVRDLLSCRMGAGLLFDAERYPIQKATEELLGEAMPAPAKLIAPDEWLGRFATLPLMHQPGERWMYNTSGMVLGILMARAARMPLDAILRERLFGPLGMHDTDFSVPASKLHRFTASYLADPNTGALSLYDPPEGQWARPPLHPSGGEGLVSTAPDLLRFSRFLLARGTFGGKRLLSEAAVEQMTHDVLTPENKAFGAMVPGYFDHHGWGFGMAVVTARDDQHMPPGSYGWDGGLGSTWYADPSTNTTGILLASRAWTNPSPPRMFQEFWRHVYV is encoded by the coding sequence ATGCCTAACTATCGTGGCGCACCGCGCATGGCACGGCGCGAGCTCCTCACCGTGGCGGGGGCGAGCATTCTGGCCGCATGCAGCGACCCGCTGGCGAAGATCGCCCCGCGCACCGAAGGTGGCTCCACCCGCGAGGTACTCGCCCCCTACGTGGAGCGCGGCGAGGTTCCCGGGCTGGTCGCGCTGGTCGCGCGGGGCCATCGCGAGGAGCTGCTCGTCATGGGGACGACGGCGCAGGGCTCGCGCGGCGCGGTGGAGGCGGACACCATCTTCCGGATTACGTCCATCACGAAGCCTCTCACCGCCACGGCGGCCATGATGCTGATCGGAGACGGCAAGCTCGCGCTCGACGAGCCCGTTGCGCGCTGGCTCCCCGAGCTATCGCATCCCAAGGTGCTCGAGCGAATCGATGGCCCGCTCGACCGGGTCGTGCCTGCGGCACGCGCGATCACCGTGCGCGACCTCCTCTCCTGCCGCATGGGTGCGGGCCTTCTGTTCGACGCCGAACGGTACCCGATTCAGAAGGCCACCGAGGAGCTCTTGGGCGAGGCGATGCCCGCACCGGCCAAACTCATTGCGCCCGACGAGTGGCTCGGCCGATTTGCGACATTGCCGCTGATGCATCAACCCGGTGAGCGCTGGATGTACAACACGAGCGGCATGGTCCTCGGAATTCTCATGGCGCGGGCGGCGCGAATGCCCCTCGATGCCATTTTGCGCGAGCGCCTCTTCGGGCCACTCGGGATGCATGACACCGATTTCAGCGTACCCGCGTCGAAGCTCCATCGATTCACGGCCAGCTACCTGGCCGACCCCAACACCGGCGCGCTGTCGCTCTACGATCCGCCCGAAGGGCAGTGGGCCCGGCCGCCGCTCCACCCGAGCGGCGGCGAAGGCCTGGTGTCCACGGCGCCCGACCTCCTGCGATTCTCCCGATTCCTACTCGCTCGGGGCACGTTCGGTGGCAAACGTCTGCTCTCCGAAGCGGCGGTCGAGCAAATGACGCACGACGTATTGACGCCGGAAAATAAGGCCTTCGGCGCCATGGTACCGGGGTACTTCGACCACCACGGCTGGGGGTTCGGCATGGCGGTCGTCACCGCGCGCGACGATCAACACATGCCTCCCGGGAGCTACGGTTGGGACGGTGGGCTCGGCAGCACGTGGTACGCCGACCCGAGCACGAACACCACCGGTATCCTCCTCGCGTCGCGCGCGTGGACGAATCCGTCACCCCCGCGGATGTTTCAGGAGTTCTGGCGTCACGTCTATGTCTGA